In the genome of Polaribacter atrinae, one region contains:
- a CDS encoding TonB-dependent receptor encodes MKQFYNFNLFLLTMFLSLNAFAQTGKIQGLITDKEGLYVPGANVFIESLKKGDISNFDGKFTIVAVPAGTHTIRITYLGFKDILQEVVVKENETTSVKIALVSESIQLDDVLITSYSLGSQSKALNTQKNNLNITNVVSTDQIGKFPDANIGDAVKRIPGITMQVDQGEARNIIIRGLSPQLNSVTLNGSRIPSAEGDNRNVQMDLIPSDMIQSIQVNKAVTPDMDADALGGSVNLITRTSPQSFRLSATAGSGVNTITNKRILNGSFLVGDRSKNRKFGWMISATINDNDFGSHDVEAEWTDEFAYTNDAGEEVEMEVNPYTNVFEERTYLVQRVRRSFSANFDYQINDDNNIYFKSMYNWRDDRENRFRLEHEILDAEDIGLGDFTITDNTPTMFPVEVKRQSKGGIDNDRNKNRRLEDQKMQNYTLGGNHVVGKLKIDWMSSYAKASEERLNERYAEFETEYSINNAISDTRFPLFTAVNSSDFNDLSSFEFGEITEENQYTEEKDFNAYVNFELPSDFFGHGDGFIKFGFRGRFKTKLRDNDFFEYDLEDAYPILSAIPTKDYSNPDYLAGSQYQAGLFADEEWLGALDLTNGETVSDEFLRANYNVKENVFASYVMTNQRLSDKLSVLVGVRLEHTKLTATGNNILDEDTLDGTLTEESSYSNLMPGLHFKYDVSDKTVVRFAWTNTLARPNYVDITPTLDVVTGDEEVFLGNPNLKPTTSMNFDVMAETYFENVGILSGGLFYKNIKDFTYTFQSETTTDAFGPGTTGFEVYQPLNGEKASIFGVELAIQRKLDFLPGFLKNFSVYANYTFLTSDANGIRNEDGEEREDIDLPNTTPNMLNASLGYADRKFNARLSGNFSDAYVDEIGGSEFDDRYYDKQFFLDFSTGYSINKNLSIYASVNNLTNQPLRYYQGESGRTMQMEYYGRRITFGLKYDLF; translated from the coding sequence ATGAAACAATTTTATAATTTTAATTTATTCTTATTAACGATGTTTCTCTCGTTAAATGCGTTTGCACAAACCGGTAAAATACAAGGGCTTATTACTGATAAAGAAGGACTTTATGTACCAGGTGCAAATGTTTTTATAGAATCGCTTAAAAAAGGTGATATTTCTAATTTTGATGGAAAATTCACCATAGTTGCTGTACCAGCTGGTACACACACTATAAGAATAACTTATTTAGGTTTTAAAGATATTTTACAAGAAGTTGTTGTAAAAGAAAATGAAACTACTTCCGTAAAAATAGCACTTGTTTCAGAAAGTATTCAATTAGATGATGTTTTAATTACATCTTATAGCTTGGGTAGTCAATCTAAAGCATTAAACACTCAAAAGAATAATTTAAATATTACCAATGTTGTTTCTACAGATCAGATTGGTAAATTTCCGGATGCAAATATTGGGGATGCTGTTAAAAGAATTCCTGGTATTACGATGCAAGTAGATCAAGGAGAAGCTAGAAATATTATTATTAGAGGTCTTTCACCTCAGTTAAACTCTGTAACTCTTAATGGAAGTAGAATTCCGTCTGCAGAAGGGGATAATAGAAATGTACAGATGGATTTAATTCCGTCGGACATGATACAGTCTATTCAAGTTAACAAAGCTGTAACGCCAGATATGGATGCAGATGCTTTGGGAGGATCTGTAAATTTAATAACAAGAACTTCTCCTCAAAGTTTTAGACTTTCTGCTACAGCAGGATCGGGTGTAAATACAATTACAAACAAAAGGATATTAAATGGTTCTTTTTTAGTTGGAGATCGTTCTAAAAACAGAAAATTTGGTTGGATGATTTCTGCAACTATTAATGATAATGATTTTGGCTCTCATGATGTGGAAGCAGAATGGACAGATGAATTTGCATATACAAATGATGCAGGTGAAGAAGTAGAAATGGAAGTAAACCCATACACAAATGTTTTTGAAGAACGTACTTATTTAGTACAAAGAGTCCGTAGAAGTTTTTCTGCAAACTTCGATTATCAAATTAATGATGACAATAACATTTATTTTAAATCGATGTATAATTGGAGAGACGATAGAGAAAATCGTTTTAGATTAGAACATGAGATTTTAGATGCAGAAGATATAGGACTTGGAGATTTTACCATTACAGATAATACACCAACAATGTTTCCTGTAGAAGTTAAAAGACAATCTAAAGGAGGTATCGATAACGATCGAAATAAAAATAGACGTTTAGAAGATCAAAAAATGCAAAATTATACACTTGGCGGTAATCATGTTGTTGGTAAATTAAAAATTGATTGGATGTCTTCTTATGCAAAGGCATCCGAAGAAAGATTAAACGAACGTTATGCAGAATTTGAAACTGAATATAGTATTAACAATGCTATTTCTGACACTAGATTTCCATTGTTTACTGCTGTAAATTCATCAGATTTTAATGACCTTTCTAGTTTTGAGTTTGGTGAAATCACAGAAGAAAATCAATATACAGAAGAAAAAGACTTTAATGCTTATGTTAATTTTGAATTACCATCAGACTTTTTTGGTCATGGAGACGGATTTATTAAATTTGGATTTAGAGGCCGTTTTAAAACAAAATTAAGAGATAACGATTTTTTTGAATATGATTTAGAAGATGCTTATCCTATATTATCGGCTATACCAACAAAAGATTATTCGAATCCAGATTATTTAGCAGGTAGTCAATACCAAGCAGGTCTATTTGCTGATGAAGAATGGTTAGGGGCTTTAGATTTAACGAACGGTGAAACAGTAAGTGATGAATTTTTAAGAGCTAATTATAATGTAAAGGAAAATGTATTTGCGAGTTATGTTATGACAAATCAAAGATTGTCTGACAAGTTAAGTGTATTGGTAGGTGTACGATTAGAACACACAAAATTAACTGCAACAGGAAATAATATTTTAGATGAAGATACTTTAGACGGTACTTTAACAGAAGAAAGTTCTTATTCTAATTTAATGCCAGGTCTCCATTTTAAATACGATGTTTCTGATAAAACGGTTGTAAGATTTGCTTGGACAAATACGTTAGCAAGACCAAATTACGTAGATATTACACCAACTTTAGATGTTGTAACGGGAGATGAAGAAGTGTTTTTAGGAAACCCGAATTTAAAGCCAACAACTTCTATGAACTTTGACGTGATGGCAGAAACTTATTTTGAGAATGTAGGTATTCTATCTGGAGGTTTATTCTACAAAAACATCAAAGACTTTACGTATACCTTTCAATCGGAAACAACTACAGACGCTTTTGGACCAGGAACTACTGGTTTTGAAGTTTATCAACCTTTAAACGGAGAGAAAGCATCTATTTTTGGAGTAGAATTAGCAATCCAAAGAAAATTAGATTTTTTACCTGGTTTCCTTAAAAACTTTAGTGTGTATGCCAATTATACTTTTTTAACTTCGGATGCAAACGGAATTCGTAACGAAGACGGAGAGGAAAGAGAAGACATAGATTTACCTAATACAACACCAAATATGTTAAATGCTTCTTTAGGATATGCAGATCGTAAATTTAATGCAAGACTTTCTGGTAATTTTTCTGATGCTTATGTAGATGAAATAGGAGGGAGTGAGTTTGATGATCGCTATTACGATAAACAATTTTTCTTAGATTTTAGTACAGGTTATTCCATTAACAAAAACTTAAGTATTTATGCGAGTGTAAATAATTTGACCAACCAACCATTACGTTATTACCAAGGAGAAAGTGGTAGAACAATGCAAATGGAATATTATGGTAGAAGAATAACTTTTGGTTTAAAATATGATTTATTTTAA
- a CDS encoding DUF3467 domain-containing protein — protein sequence MEENQNKDGQINIELDQEIAEGTYSNLAIINHSMSEFIVDFINIMPGVPKAKVKSRIILTPQHAKRLSQALADNVRKFEEQHGEIKDYEQPPIPMNFGPTGQA from the coding sequence ATGGAAGAAAATCAAAACAAAGACGGACAAATAAATATTGAGTTAGATCAAGAAATTGCAGAAGGGACGTATTCTAATCTAGCAATTATTAATCATTCTATGTCAGAATTTATTGTTGATTTTATTAATATTATGCCAGGTGTACCAAAGGCAAAAGTAAAATCTAGAATTATACTAACGCCACAGCATGCAAAGAGGTTGTCCCAAGCTTTAGCAGATAATGTTAGAAAGTTTGAAGAACAACATGGTGAAATTAAAGATTATGAACAACCTCCAATTCCAATGAATTTTGGGCCTACAGGACAGGCTTAA